In a single window of the Ciconia boyciana chromosome 7, ASM3463844v1, whole genome shotgun sequence genome:
- the SPSB4 gene encoding SPRY domain-containing SOCS box protein 4 isoform X1 produces the protein MGQKISGSIKSVDVREPPYRPVKRELRGPDFCKPARLDMLLDMPPARLEVQYKHAWNNEDRSLNIFVKEDDKLTFHRHPVAQSTDCIRGKVGYTRGLHVWQIHWPTRQRGTHAVVGVSTAEAPLHSVGYTSLVGSNSESWGWDLGRNKLYHNCKNQPGVTYPVFLEPDESFVLPDSLLVVLDMDEGTLSFMVDGQYLGVAFRGLKGKKLYPIVSAVWGHCEITMRYINGLDRPSEAAVDPQESGSSGQILLSAVLLKETSVP, from the exons ATGGGCCAGAAAATCTCAGGGAGCATAAAGTCTGTGGATGTGAGGGAGCCCCCTTATAGACCTGTTAAACGAGAGCTGAGAGGCCCGGATTTTTGCAAGCCGGCGCGACTGGACATGCTGTTGGATATGccccctgccaggctggaggTCCAGTACAAACATGCTTGGAACAATGAAGATCGCtccttaaatatatttgtaaaggAAGATGATAAACTGACTTTTCATAGACACCCAGTTGCCCAAAGCACAGATTGCATCCGGGGCAAAGTCGGCTACACAAGAGGCCTGCATGTCTGGCAAATCCACTGGCCCACGAGGCAACGGGGAACTCATGCTGTGGTGGGCGTCTCCACGGCCGAAGCCCCGCTGCACTCGGTGGGATACACGTCATTGGTTGGTAGCAATAGTGAATCGTGGGGCTGGGATCTGGGACGCAACAAACTCTACCACAATTGTAAAAACCAGCCTGGGGTCACGTATCCTGTCTTTTTGGAACCGGATGAGTCTTTTGTACTCCCAGACTCCTTACTGGTGGTTTTGGACATGGATGAAGGGACGCTTAGCTTCATGGTAGATGGACAGTATCTTGGAGTGGCCTTCAGGGgactaaaagggaaaaaactttACCCCATAGTCAGTGCAGTTTGGGGGCACTGTGAAATTACAATGAGATACATCAATGGACTTGACC GACcctcagaagcagctgtggATCCCCAAGAATCTGGGAGCTCAGGTCAAATACTACTTTCAGCAGTTCTTCTGAAAGAGACCTCTGTTCCTTAG
- the SPSB4 gene encoding SPRY domain-containing SOCS box protein 4 isoform X3, producing the protein MGQKISGSIKSVDVREPPYRPVKRELRGPDFCKPARLDMLLDMPPARLEVQYKHAWNNEDRSLNIFVKEDDKLTFHRHPVAQSTDCIRGKVGYTRGLHVWQIHWPTRQRGTHAVVGVSTAEAPLHSVGYTSLVGSNSESWGWDLGRNKLYHNCKNQPGVTYPVFLEPDESFVLPDSLLVVLDMDEGTLSFMVDGQYLGVAFRGLKGKKLYPIVSAVWGHCEITMRYINGLDPSSLKI; encoded by the coding sequence ATGGGCCAGAAAATCTCAGGGAGCATAAAGTCTGTGGATGTGAGGGAGCCCCCTTATAGACCTGTTAAACGAGAGCTGAGAGGCCCGGATTTTTGCAAGCCGGCGCGACTGGACATGCTGTTGGATATGccccctgccaggctggaggTCCAGTACAAACATGCTTGGAACAATGAAGATCGCtccttaaatatatttgtaaaggAAGATGATAAACTGACTTTTCATAGACACCCAGTTGCCCAAAGCACAGATTGCATCCGGGGCAAAGTCGGCTACACAAGAGGCCTGCATGTCTGGCAAATCCACTGGCCCACGAGGCAACGGGGAACTCATGCTGTGGTGGGCGTCTCCACGGCCGAAGCCCCGCTGCACTCGGTGGGATACACGTCATTGGTTGGTAGCAATAGTGAATCGTGGGGCTGGGATCTGGGACGCAACAAACTCTACCACAATTGTAAAAACCAGCCTGGGGTCACGTATCCTGTCTTTTTGGAACCGGATGAGTCTTTTGTACTCCCAGACTCCTTACTGGTGGTTTTGGACATGGATGAAGGGACGCTTAGCTTCATGGTAGATGGACAGTATCTTGGAGTGGCCTTCAGGGgactaaaagggaaaaaactttACCCCATAGTCAGTGCAGTTTGGGGGCACTGTGAAATTACAATGAGATACATCAATGGACTTGACC